The nucleotide sequence CTGACCTTGTGGGTACTACTTATGAGCAACTCATTCCTTGGTGCACTCCTGCCGAAAATCCTACTGAGGCTTTCCGTGTGATTGCAGGCGACTTTGTTACCACTGATGACGGTACCGGTATCGTGCATATTGCGCCTACTTTTGGTGCTGATGACGCCCGTGTAGCCAAAGAATACGGCGTGCCCCCAATGCTTGTGAAAGACGCGCACGGCAATTTGATTCCGTTAGTAGATTTGCAAGGAAAATTCATCACAGGACACAATATTCCTGAGGCTTTTGCCGGTAAATACATCAAAAATGAGTATTACGATGCAGGGCAAGCGCCTGAAAAATCGTGGGATGTGAGCTTGGCTATCCTCCTCAAAGAAGAAAACAAGGCTTTCAAAGTAGAGAAATACGTACACAGCTATCCGCACTGCTGGCGTACTGATAAACCCGTGTTGTACTACCCGCTCGACTCGTGGTTTGTACGTGTAACCGATTTCAAAGAGCGTATGTTTGACCTCAATGAAACCATCAACTGGAAACCTAAAGCTACCGGTGAAGGGCGTTTTGGCAACTGGCTCAAAAATGCGAATGACTGGAACCTTTCGCGTTCGCGCTATTGGGGTATCCCGCTACCTATTTGGCGTACAGACGATAAGCAAGAGGAATTCTGCATAGGTTCGGTAGAAGAACTAAAAGCCGAAATACAAAAAGCTATCGCAGCAGGAGTGATGACAGCCGACCCTTATAAAGATTTTGTGGTAGGCGACAACTCCGAAAGCAATTACAACAAGGTAGATTTACACAAAAATATAGTAGATAACATAGTGCTTGTATCACCATCGGGCAAGCCAATGCACCGCGAAACTGACCTTATCGACGTATGGTTTGACTCGGGCTCTATGCCGTATGCACAATGGCACTATCCTTTTGAAAACAAGGAATTTATCGATAACCACACTGCTTATCCAGCCGACTTTATAGCCGAAGGGGTAGACCAAACACGTGGTTGGTTCTATACACTTCACGCAATTGCTACTTCGGTTTTTGACAGTGTGGCGTACAAAAACGTAGTGTCTAACGGATTGGTGCTCGACAAGAACGGACAAAAGATGTCGAAACGCTTGGGCAATGCGGTAGACCCATTCACTACTATAGCCGAGTATGGCGCCGATGCCACTCGCTGGTATATGATTTCGAACGCAAACCCTTGGGATAACCTCAAATTCGATTTGGAAGGGGTAGCTGAGGTGCGCCGCAAATTCTTCGGTACGCTCTACAACACCTATTCATTCTTTGCGCTTTATGCCAATACCGACAGCTTCACTTACGCTGAAGCGGATATACCACTGGCTGAACGCCCTGAAATAGATCGCTGGATACTTTCGGAACTCAACACCCTCATCAAAGAAGTAGATGCCCTCTATGCCGATTATGAGCCTACCCGTGCTACGCGTGCTATTTCCGATTTTGTACAAGAAAACCTCAGCAACTGGTATGTGCGCTTGTCACGTCGCCGTTTCTGGAAAGGAGAGTATGAAGCCGACAAGATAGCCGCTTACCAAACCCTTTACACCTGCCTCATAACCATCGCTAAACTGATGGCTCCTGTAGCGCCTTTCTATGCCGATAGATTGTACAAAGACTTGGTGAGCGTTACCGGTAAAGAAAATAAAGAAAGTGTACACCTCACTGATTTCCCTGTGGCTAACGAAAGTTACATCGATAAGTCATTGGAAAGCAAGATGCAGAAAGCACAGACCATCTCGTCCTTAGTACTATCATTGCGCAAGAAAGAAAGCATCAAGGTGCGTCAGCCACTGCAAAAGATAATGATACCGATAGCCAACGCCACTGAGCGTGCTGAAATAGAAGCCGTAGCAAATCTTATCAAGCACGAGGTGAATGTGAAGGAAATAGAGCTTTTGGAAGATGCCTCAGGTATATTGGTAAAACAAATCAAACCGAACTTCAAGACCTTAGGACCTAAGTTTGGTAAAGATATGAAAGCCATTGCCACAGCGGTACAAGAATTTGGTCAGCAGGAAATAGCACAGTTTGAAAAAGCACAAACGTACAGCTTGCAACTGCCTGACAAAACGGTTACTTTGAGTTTGGACGATGTAGAAATCAGCACCCAAGATATAGAAGGCTGGTTGGTTGCCACCGCTGGTAGTCTATTGGTAGCATTAGATATTCACATCACCCCCGAACTGCGCCAAGAAGGTATCGCTCGCGAGTTGGTGAACCGCATTCAGAATATCCGCAAGGACAATGATTACGACATCACCGACCGCATACAAATACGCCTCCAAGCGCACACTGCCCTACAAGAGGCAGTAACTGCCAACGAAGCTTACATCAAGAACGAAACCCTTACTAACAGCATCTCTTTTGTAGATAGCCTGCCAGAGGGTGAAGAAATAGCATTCGATGAAGTAACGACAAGAATAGTTGTTAGCCGGTCGTAATACAACAAGCTGTCACACACTTTGCCAATATCCCTAGATTTTGACAAAGTGATAAGAAAAGCGCGATGTTTAAAATGATAAACATCGCGCTTTTTTATTGACTAATTTACCAATCTTTCTTCTCTTTTCTTTCGTCTCGAAACCCCGTTTTTAACATTTTTAGCGGTGTTGTATTACTTTATGAATCAACTGCTTATACACCCTTTCTATACCAATCGTCCAAGATTCGTATAAGCTTCCTATAAGCTCTCTATAAGCTAACCACACCCATCTTACAGCTCATTTTTTACCTTTCACCTCAACACGTCCTTCCGTTCTTTTCCGTTTCCTTCCGAATCCTCCAACCCATCCTCTAAACTGTCCGACTCGTCTGAAAAGTCCGCCTCGCCCATTTCTCTTGGTGGTATTATTGGCATTTCTGGTATTTCTGGCATTATTAGCTTTTACCCCATTTTCTCATTCCCTAATTTTCTCACTTCCTCATTTTCTAATTAAAAGTATATTTCAAAAAGTGTTTAGGTACTGAAAACTTTAATTTTTAGAATCAGAAAGATAAAAAAGTGAGGTTCAACGGCAGAAATTTTTAGAGCATTTATAACTTATAAAAATGTATTTGTCCTAACTTTATAACTATCAAAATGTTCACTAAAATTGTTAATAACTGTGTTGATAACTATTTTATTTTTGTTGAAAACTTATCACTTTATTCCGTATCTTTGCCCCAGCAACTAAGGAAAAAACACTTCCCCTTTTTAGGGAACTTATAAAAGCAACATTATTCAATGCGTTATAAATGAGTGATTTATATAAATCACTCAGCACTTTCTTTCTCTCTAACTAAAAGAAGAGAGTTAAAAATAAACTCATTAGGCTATGCTTGTATTATATAAACATTCCTAATACATCACATACTTGAAAATTGTTAATAAAATAGAGAAATTAGTGATTATTATCATTACAACTTGGAAGCTTAATGCTCGAGAAATTAAAATTTATATCTGAAATAATAATAAAATAAAAAATTATGTCTAAATTCACTAAGCTTACAGCTGAACAGCTTCAAACAAAGCGTAATTTCATCGAAAATTACCTACAATCTCACAATGCCGCTACTGGGTCTCTCTTCGATGCCAATGCCAATGTGGCACATAAAAACATCGCTACGATGGAGGCAGAACTCAATAAAGATATCAATATTCAAGTGAACCGTTCGCTCGTGTCTCACAAAATCGAACAGCTCTTTGGCAAAGAATTAGCCGATGAGTATATCCGTCAGATTGAGGAACACGAAATCTACGTGCACGACGAAACGAGCCTCAAACCTTATTGTGTGAGCGTTTCGATGTATCCTTTGCTCTTGGACGGGCTCGTAAAACTCGGCGGTGAAAGCAAAGCTCCACAACACTTAGCAAGCTATTGCGGGTCGTTCGTGAACTTCCTCTTTTCCGTTTCCTCTCAGTTTGCAGGAGCGGTAGCAACGGTAGAGTTTCTAATGTACTTCGACCATTTTGCTCGTAAAGACTATGGCGACGATTACCTCAATACCCATCGTGAAGTGATAGAAAACGAACTGCAACACGTAGTATACGCTATCAATCAGCCAGCAGCAGCACGTGGCTATCAATCAGTATTCTGGAACATATCGCTATATGACCGCCCGTATTTCGACTCGATGTTCGGTACATTCGTTTACCCCGATGGTAGCAAACCTTCTTATGAGTCTTTAGACAAGCTCCAACAGTTCTTTATGCATTGGTTCAATATTGAGCGCACGAAAGCGATACTCACCTTCCCTGTGGTAACCGCAGCAATGCTCACTAAGGACAAACACGTGTACGACGAGCATTTTGCGCGCTTCTGTGCTAAAGAACTCAGTGAGGGCAATGCATTCTTCATCTATCAATCAGATAATGCCGATTCATTAGCAAGTTGCTGTCGCTTACGCAATGAAATTTCTGATAACACTTTTAGTTATTCACTCGGTGCGGGAGGTGTTTCTACCGGTAGTATTAATGTGATAACCATTAATATGAATCGCCTATACCAAAAACACTTATCGTTGGAACGCACCTTAG is from Capnocytophaga ochracea DSM 7271 and encodes:
- the ileS gene encoding isoleucine--tRNA ligase, yielding MKFNEYKHLDLTKIAEEILAFWKATNIFEQSIASREGAIPFVFFEGPPSANGVPGIHHVMARSIKDIFCRYKTQKGFQVKRKAGWDTHGLPVELGVEKELGITKEDIGKKISVEDYNKACKEAVMRYTDIWNDLTEKIGYWVDMDDPYITYKPKYMESVWWLLKQLYNKQLLYKGYTIQPYSPKAGTGLSSHELNQPGCYRDVSDTTVVAQFKVKTLVAAASKTLGNPTEPIHILAWTTTPWTLPSNTALAVGKEIDYVLVKTFNQYTFEPITIIIGKPLLAKQFGKKFVEGDATALAAYTPESKTIPYQIIGECKGADLVGTTYEQLIPWCTPAENPTEAFRVIAGDFVTTDDGTGIVHIAPTFGADDARVAKEYGVPPMLVKDAHGNLIPLVDLQGKFITGHNIPEAFAGKYIKNEYYDAGQAPEKSWDVSLAILLKEENKAFKVEKYVHSYPHCWRTDKPVLYYPLDSWFVRVTDFKERMFDLNETINWKPKATGEGRFGNWLKNANDWNLSRSRYWGIPLPIWRTDDKQEEFCIGSVEELKAEIQKAIAAGVMTADPYKDFVVGDNSESNYNKVDLHKNIVDNIVLVSPSGKPMHRETDLIDVWFDSGSMPYAQWHYPFENKEFIDNHTAYPADFIAEGVDQTRGWFYTLHAIATSVFDSVAYKNVVSNGLVLDKNGQKMSKRLGNAVDPFTTIAEYGADATRWYMISNANPWDNLKFDLEGVAEVRRKFFGTLYNTYSFFALYANTDSFTYAEADIPLAERPEIDRWILSELNTLIKEVDALYADYEPTRATRAISDFVQENLSNWYVRLSRRRFWKGEYEADKIAAYQTLYTCLITIAKLMAPVAPFYADRLYKDLVSVTGKENKESVHLTDFPVANESYIDKSLESKMQKAQTISSLVLSLRKKESIKVRQPLQKIMIPIANATERAEIEAVANLIKHEVNVKEIELLEDASGILVKQIKPNFKTLGPKFGKDMKAIATAVQEFGQQEIAQFEKAQTYSLQLPDKTVTLSLDDVEISTQDIEGWLVATAGSLLVALDIHITPELRQEGIARELVNRIQNIRKDNDYDITDRIQIRLQAHTALQEAVTANEAYIKNETLTNSISFVDSLPEGEEIAFDEVTTRIVVSRS
- the nrdD gene encoding anaerobic ribonucleoside-triphosphate reductase, whose protein sequence is MSKFTKLTAEQLQTKRNFIENYLQSHNAATGSLFDANANVAHKNIATMEAELNKDINIQVNRSLVSHKIEQLFGKELADEYIRQIEEHEIYVHDETSLKPYCVSVSMYPLLLDGLVKLGGESKAPQHLASYCGSFVNFLFSVSSQFAGAVATVEFLMYFDHFARKDYGDDYLNTHREVIENELQHVVYAINQPAAARGYQSVFWNISLYDRPYFDSMFGTFVYPDGSKPSYESLDKLQQFFMHWFNIERTKAILTFPVVTAAMLTKDKHVYDEHFARFCAKELSEGNAFFIYQSDNADSLASCCRLRNEISDNTFSYSLGAGGVSTGSINVITINMNRLYQKHLSLERTLDNIHKYQVAYRAIVQEYKDAGMLPVYDAGFISLDKQFLTVGINGMVEAAEYLGIRISDNPDYKAFINKNLKLIYDKNKEAKAKYGFMFNTEFVPAENLGVKNAAWDKADGLQVPRDCYNSYFYIVEDSSQNLIDKFYLHGNDYIQYLDGGSAYHCNLEEYTTAEGFYKLLNVAAKTGCNYFCFNICVTVCNDCGYIDKHTHDHCTHCGSENIDHATRVIGYLKRITNFSKDRQKEAKIRYYGNATV